A single region of the Vicia villosa cultivar HV-30 ecotype Madison, WI linkage group LG4, Vvil1.0, whole genome shotgun sequence genome encodes:
- the LOC131595298 gene encoding uncharacterized protein LOC131595298, giving the protein MAKFSVSNERDTYVVDLTTKTCACRKWDLTGIPCEHSIVCIWQNGLQVENFVSTYYRKTQCLATYSHIVLPSNGTRLWPVTNTEYINPPLMRRAPGRPKKTCKGKSAADRQIPKGGNKQKTAGKASSSGQQKNKKQKTSATEVEVVVSQGSQTPQPSQN; this is encoded by the exons ATGGCTAAGTTCAGTGTATCTAATGAGAGAGATACATATGTTGTGGATCTGACAACAAAGACATGTGCTTGTCGAAAATGGGACTTAACTGGTATACCATGTGAACATTCTATTGTCtgcatttggcaaaatggtttgCAAGTTGAAAATTTTGTGTCAACCTATTATAG GAAGACACAATGTCTGGCCACATACTCCCACATTGTGCTACCCTCAAATGGAACAAGACTATGGCCAGTGACAAATACTGAGTACATCAATCCACCCCTAATGAGAAGGGCACCAGGAAGGCCAAAAAA GACATGTAAGGGAAAAAGTGCTGCTGACAGGCAGATTCCTAAGGGAGGAAACAAGCAGAAGACAGCAGGCAAGGCTAGCTCTAGTGGACAGCAGAAAAACAAGAAACAGAAAACAAGTGCTACTGAAGTTGAGGTGGTTGTTTCTCAGGGATCACAGACTCCACAACCATCTCAAAATTAG
- the LOC131594363 gene encoding LEAF RUST 10 DISEASE-RESISTANCE LOCUS RECEPTOR-LIKE PROTEIN KINASE-like 1.2, whose amino-acid sequence MYNLAASLLSSLQRILKVEVNTYHFSYSELEEATNNFDPSKVLGKGAFGTVYYGKLNDGRSVAVKKLLEKNNYKRVEQFKNEVEIMASLVHENLVSLYGCTSLHSPELLLVYEYVSNGTVADPLRGKEAKHGKLTWPIRMNIAVETAKALEYIHTSKIIHRDIKTNNILLDTHFRVKVADFGLSRLFQVDKTHVSTAPRGTLGYLDPEYQQCSQLTVKSDVYSFGVVMIELISSLRAVDNITSDGHEFDLACMALTKIQNQALHEIVDPTLGFESDSKVKNMIIAMGDLASQCLQSSKNSRPTMNKVLESLEEIQKDGKLKSQPEVMGISNLSDEASTSTIT is encoded by the exons ATGTACAATCTCGCAGCCTCTCTTCTGAGCTCACTTCAAAGGATCTTGAAAGTGGAAGTCAACACTTATCATTTTAGTTATAGTGAACTTGAAGAAGCCACAAACAACTTTGATCCATCCAAAGTGCTGGGAAAAGGAGCCTTTGGGACGGTGTATTACG GAAAACTTAATGATGGGCGTAGTGTTGCGGTGAAGAAGTTACTTGAGAAAAACAATTACAAAAGAGTTGAGCAATTCAAGAATGAAGTTGAAATCATGGCATCATTAGTCCATGAAAATCTTGTGTCTCTATATGGATGCACTTCACTTCACAGTCCCGAGCTTCTACTTGTCTATGAGTATGTTTCTAATGGAACCGTTGCTGATCCTCTCCGTGGTAAAGAAGCAAAACATGGAAAACTTACTTGGCCTATTAGAATGAATATTGCTGTGGAGACAGCAAAGGCGTTGGAGTATATTCATACATCTAAAATCATTCACAGagatattaaaacaaataatattcTCCTTGACACTCATTTTCGTGTGAAGGTAGCCGATTTTGGACTCTCGCGCCTTTTTCAAGTCGATAAAACTCATGTTTCAACGGCTCCACGAGGGACTCTGGGTTATTTGGATCCTGAATACCAGCAATGCTCTCAACTTACCGTTAAAAGTGATGTGTATAGCTTTGGTGTTGTGATGATTGAGTTGATATCGTCTTTGCGTGCCGTTGATAATATAACAAGTGATGGGCATGAATTTGATTTGGCTTGCATGGctctaaccaaaattcaaaaccaaGCATTGCATGAAATTGTGGATCCTACACTCGGTTTTGAATCGGATTCTAAAGTAAAGAACATGATCATTGCCATGGGCGACTTAGCATCTCAATGTTTGCAAAGTTCGAAAAATTCGAGACCTACCATGAATAAAGTGTTGGAAAGTTTAGAGGAGATTCAAAAAGATGGTAAGCTTAAAAGCCAACCCGAGGTAATGGGCATTTCGAATTTATCTGATGAGGCTTCCACCTCCACTATCACCTGA